The Methanobacterium lacus genome includes a region encoding these proteins:
- a CDS encoding UbiX family flavin prenyltransferase, with translation MIVVAITGASGVIYGKRLLEVLKEKNIETAVVLTDPAKIILEYELNSTEEEIIDLATEFYPSKDLTTAINSGSFKFESMVIVPCTMKTLSAIANGYANNAVTRAADVALKERRKLVVVPRETPLRTVHLENMVQISREGGIILPAMPGFYHLPEKTEDLTDFVVGKILDVLGIENHLFQRWTGEMQ, from the coding sequence ATGATAGTAGTAGCAATTACAGGAGCGAGTGGAGTTATATACGGAAAAAGACTTCTAGAAGTTCTTAAAGAGAAAAATATTGAAACAGCAGTTGTTTTAACAGATCCTGCCAAGATCATACTTGAATACGAACTAAATTCTACAGAAGAAGAAATAATTGATCTGGCAACTGAATTCTACCCTTCAAAGGATCTAACAACTGCAATTAACAGCGGATCATTCAAATTTGAATCCATGGTGATAGTTCCATGTACCATGAAAACCCTCTCTGCAATTGCCAATGGATATGCGAATAATGCAGTTACAAGAGCTGCTGATGTGGCACTTAAAGAACGTAGAAAGCTTGTTGTAGTTCCAAGAGAAACCCCGCTTAGGACTGTGCATCTGGAGAACATGGTACAAATAAGCAGGGAAGGAGGTATTATCTTACCAGCAATGCCAGGATTTTATCATTTACCAGAAAAAACTGAAGATCTAACAGATTTTGTGGTTGGTAAAATTTTAGATGTGCTCGGCATAGAAAACCATCTATTCCAAAGATGGACCGGTGAAATGCAATGA
- the hcp gene encoding hydroxylamine reductase, which yields MPEKLDMFCYQCSQTAFETGCTVKGVCGKEATVARLQDNLLFSMKGISAYLYHSRELGYTDPEVDQFLEKGFYSTLTNVNFDPAEFVELAKESGMMNIKAMQLLKKAHIETYGEPTPTEVKVGSVKGKGIIATGHSLKALEELLKQTEGTGINVYTHSELLPAHGYPELRKYKHLKGQIGGPWFDQKKTFSNYPAAIVGTSNCVLIPKDDYKERMFTVGVAQLPGVTHIEDYDFTPAIEMAKSLPDLEDEPRDTVLTTGFGASTILALAGKIKELVLAGKIKHFFVVGGCDSPKPQAKYYTEFVKNLPEDVIVLTLACGKYRFNDMDLGNIEGVPRLIDLGQCNDAIVGIDVVVALSDLFEMEINDLPLTFVLSWMEQKAAAILWSLLALDIQNMYLGPIVPGWVNDEILKVLVDNYGLTPIGDPKEDIKKMLG from the coding sequence ATGCCAGAAAAATTGGATATGTTTTGTTATCAATGCAGTCAAACAGCATTTGAAACTGGATGTACAGTGAAGGGTGTTTGTGGAAAGGAAGCAACTGTAGCCAGATTACAGGACAACCTTTTATTTTCAATGAAGGGAATATCAGCTTACCTTTACCATTCAAGAGAATTGGGATACACAGATCCTGAAGTGGATCAATTCCTTGAAAAGGGGTTCTACTCAACGCTCACAAATGTAAACTTCGATCCAGCAGAATTTGTTGAACTAGCCAAAGAATCCGGCATGATGAATATTAAGGCCATGCAGCTGCTTAAAAAAGCTCATATAGAAACCTATGGAGAACCAACACCAACCGAAGTTAAAGTTGGATCAGTTAAAGGTAAGGGAATAATAGCCACTGGCCACAGTTTAAAAGCACTGGAAGAATTACTAAAACAGACCGAAGGAACAGGTATTAACGTATACACTCACTCAGAACTGCTACCTGCGCATGGATATCCTGAGCTAAGAAAGTACAAACACCTCAAGGGACAAATAGGTGGGCCATGGTTTGACCAGAAGAAGACCTTTTCAAACTACCCTGCAGCAATAGTTGGAACATCAAACTGTGTTCTTATCCCAAAAGATGACTACAAGGAGAGAATGTTCACAGTTGGAGTAGCACAGCTACCTGGAGTTACCCATATCGAAGATTACGACTTTACACCAGCCATAGAAATGGCAAAATCCCTCCCTGATCTGGAAGATGAACCTAGGGACACAGTACTTACAACAGGATTTGGCGCCTCAACCATACTTGCACTGGCAGGAAAGATCAAAGAACTTGTATTAGCAGGTAAAATTAAACATTTCTTCGTAGTTGGTGGATGTGACTCACCTAAACCTCAGGCCAAGTACTACACAGAATTTGTCAAAAACCTGCCTGAAGATGTCATAGTACTGACACTTGCATGTGGAAAGTACAGATTCAATGATATGGATCTAGGAAACATAGAAGGAGTTCCAAGGTTAATTGATCTAGGTCAGTGTAACGATGCAATAGTAGGTATAGACGTTGTTGTAGCACTTTCAGATCTCTTTGAAATGGAGATAAACGATCTTCCACTCACATTCGTACTGAGCTGGATGGAACAAAAAGCAGCAGCAATCCTATGGAGTCTTCTTGCATTGGACATCCAAAATATGTATCTCGGACCAATAGTACCAGGATGGGTTAACGACGAAATCTTAAAAGTACTAGTGGACAACTACGGTTTAACACCTATTGGAGACCCAAAAGAAGACATAAAAAAGATGTTAGGTTAA
- the cbiT gene encoding precorrin-6Y C5,15-methyltransferase (decarboxylating) subunit CbiT gives MIKDSDFIKNPKVPGPTKEEIRCILLCKSEVSEEDVVVDIGCGTGGLTVEFAKKAKKVYSIDLNPLATQTTQENVNKHQVKNKVEVIQADGLEALEDLEEFDVLMIGGSSGKLPQLIKKGYKKLNKNGRILVTSILLETATEAISTFKELSLKSEVVNIMISKGTPGQRGTMMYSNNPITVVITEKL, from the coding sequence ATGATCAAAGACTCTGATTTCATAAAAAATCCAAAGGTTCCAGGACCAACCAAGGAAGAGATCAGGTGCATTTTACTATGCAAATCTGAAGTTTCAGAGGAAGATGTTGTGGTGGATATTGGATGTGGAACAGGTGGTCTCACAGTAGAATTTGCAAAAAAAGCAAAAAAAGTTTACTCCATAGATCTAAATCCTCTAGCCACACAAACAACCCAAGAAAATGTTAATAAACACCAAGTTAAGAACAAGGTTGAAGTTATCCAAGCAGATGGATTAGAAGCACTTGAGGATCTTGAAGAATTTGATGTTCTCATGATTGGAGGTAGCAGTGGAAAACTACCACAACTGATAAAGAAGGGTTACAAAAAACTTAATAAAAACGGAAGAATTTTAGTAACATCCATTCTACTTGAAACAGCAACAGAAGCAATTTCCACCTTCAAAGAACTTTCCCTTAAATCCGAAGTTGTTAATATTATGATATCCAAGGGAACCCCCGGTCAAAGGGGAACAATGATGTACTCAAACAATCCAATAACAGTTGTGATTACTGAAAAATTATGA
- a CDS encoding HD domain-containing protein: MKFIRDSLHGNLQINEFEVKLIDTPQIQRLRRIKQLGFTYLVYPGANHTRFEHSIGTMYLASRLSYGLKLPDEQRQILRVCALLHDAGHGPFSHVSEAVLKQSHEELTSKLIRESEISTILSEKYDPEEIISLIRGEGSLGQIISGDLDVDRMDYLLRDSYYTGVAYGVIDVERLIHNMKLEDNLILKSKGVQAAESMLLARYFMYPSVYQHHTTRIINSMFRRCLKQLFKEGHIDPENIYKYDDADIISIARYQEGLIGDIIHRLDNRKLFKTVYSLKLDELTNPGAIFKIEPKQIQQYEIQIAEELGVPEDYVIVDVPDYPSFDEMKTLVSSNGDLVNLSKISTIVSTLRDARFNHADLCVYLPEEYSNLAKDVSFNQLIDNPE; encoded by the coding sequence GTGAAATTTATAAGGGACAGCCTGCACGGAAACCTTCAGATAAATGAATTTGAGGTAAAGTTAATAGACACTCCCCAGATTCAAAGGTTGAGACGTATTAAACAGTTGGGCTTCACATATCTGGTTTATCCTGGTGCTAACCATACCAGATTTGAACACTCAATTGGAACCATGTACTTGGCTTCAAGACTGTCCTATGGATTGAAACTCCCTGATGAACAACGCCAAATTCTTCGTGTTTGTGCCCTTCTTCATGATGCAGGACATGGACCATTTTCCCACGTATCTGAAGCTGTTTTAAAACAATCCCACGAAGAATTAACTTCAAAATTAATTAGAGAATCTGAAATATCTACGATCCTGTCAGAAAAATATGATCCAGAAGAGATCATAAGCCTGATAAGGGGAGAAGGTTCCCTGGGACAGATCATATCAGGAGACCTGGATGTGGACAGGATGGATTATCTCCTTAGGGATTCCTACTACACAGGGGTTGCCTATGGAGTGATAGATGTGGAAAGATTGATTCACAACATGAAACTCGAAGACAACCTTATTTTAAAGTCTAAAGGAGTTCAAGCTGCAGAAAGTATGCTACTTGCCAGGTACTTCATGTATCCAAGTGTTTATCAACATCATACCACCAGAATAATCAATTCAATGTTTAGAAGATGTCTGAAGCAGCTCTTCAAAGAAGGACACATAGACCCTGAAAATATTTACAAGTACGACGATGCAGATATAATTAGTATAGCAAGATACCAAGAAGGATTAATTGGAGATATTATCCATAGACTAGACAATAGAAAACTTTTTAAAACAGTTTATTCACTTAAGCTGGATGAACTAACAAATCCCGGTGCTATTTTCAAAATAGAACCCAAACAAATTCAGCAATATGAAATACAGATTGCAGAGGAACTTGGAGTGCCTGAAGATTACGTTATTGTGGACGTTCCAGACTACCCTTCCTTCGATGAGATGAAAACATTGGTATCATCCAATGGAGACCTAGTCAACCTTTCAAAGATTTCAACCATAGTGAGTACACTTAGAGATGCTAGATTTAATCATGCTGATCTCTGCGTTTATTTACCTGAAGAGTACTCAAATCTTGCTAAGGATGTTTCATTTAACCAACTCATTGACAATCCTGAGTAA
- a CDS encoding nicotinamide-nucleotide adenylyltransferase: protein MKKMRGLLVGRMQPVHEGHLEVIKRILDEVDELIIGIGSAQLSHTVKDPFTAGERVMMLTKALTENDIPASKYYIIPIQDVACNSIWVAHVKMLTPPFQHVYSGNFLVQQLFREGGFEVTVPPLYNRKTYSGTEVRKRMLNDEDWESLIPSSVKDVIYEIDGINRLKQLSRRELNEI, encoded by the coding sequence GTGAAGAAAATGCGAGGTTTACTTGTTGGAAGGATGCAACCTGTTCACGAAGGCCATCTTGAAGTTATTAAAAGAATTCTTGACGAAGTTGACGAGTTGATAATTGGGATAGGAAGTGCCCAGTTAAGCCACACAGTTAAAGACCCTTTTACAGCAGGAGAACGTGTAATGATGCTAACAAAAGCACTTACAGAAAATGATATTCCTGCATCCAAGTACTACATCATTCCTATTCAAGATGTTGCATGTAACTCAATATGGGTTGCCCATGTTAAAATGCTCACACCTCCATTCCAACATGTCTACTCTGGAAATTTCCTTGTTCAACAGTTGTTTAGAGAGGGCGGATTCGAAGTGACTGTTCCACCGCTATACAATCGAAAAACATATTCAGGAACAGAAGTTAGAAAAAGAATGCTAAATGATGAAGATTGGGAATCTTTAATTCCAAGTTCTGTGAAAGATGTAATTTACGAAATTGACGGAATAAACAGATTAAAACAACTTTCAAGAAGAGAATTGAACGAAATTTAA
- a CDS encoding thymidylate synthase yields the protein MFTTESQLATDAWKTVLKQIMEFGDELEDENEEFTKELLNVVVKVNDPINSQPPEGYFTIKKFKRCENHFLDPESRLNGTDYGNRIRSHFGFKIGRDVYSIRTDQIESVLVRLKRNSTTRRAVITIFDPSIDHYKDNVPSLVMIDIIIRKNRIYLTAVCRSVDYYGSWIQNFFALRGLLKYLSNHLKVKMGPITIHSVSAHVYKRNYKDVLNIKS from the coding sequence TTGTTTACAACAGAATCTCAACTGGCTACAGACGCATGGAAAACTGTTTTAAAACAGATCATGGAATTTGGAGATGAACTGGAGGATGAAAATGAAGAATTCACCAAGGAGTTACTAAACGTAGTAGTGAAAGTAAATGATCCCATTAATTCCCAACCTCCAGAGGGTTATTTCACCATAAAAAAATTTAAAAGATGTGAAAACCACTTTTTAGATCCTGAGAGCAGATTGAATGGGACTGACTATGGTAACAGAATAAGAAGTCACTTTGGATTTAAAATAGGGCGTGATGTATACAGCATCCGAACAGATCAAATAGAATCAGTCTTGGTTCGTCTTAAACGTAACAGTACCACAAGAAGAGCTGTTATAACTATTTTTGATCCCTCAATTGATCACTACAAAGATAATGTTCCAAGTTTGGTGATGATAGACATCATAATCCGTAAAAATAGAATTTACCTAACTGCTGTATGCAGAAGTGTTGATTATTATGGTTCATGGATTCAAAATTTCTTTGCACTTCGGGGTCTATTAAAATATCTTTCAAACCATCTTAAAGTTAAGATGGGACCCATAACAATCCATTCAGTGAGTGCACATGTCTACAAAAGAAACTACAAAGATGTTTTAAATATCAAAAGTTAA
- a CDS encoding V4R domain-containing protein — protein MVQKEPLKDMQIELFSTSEGIYAINSPVRVKILSVLRKGELSFDQLVELSGKAKSTVSVHLRRMVDEGIIGSKVDENDARKKIFFIKSEYLGHLSGKKVISENFDEYVNKYIESEGDPFEFFRLIFHTLRVSLIRQGIDIDPILYEAGVQVGQTLYQKVKDPDIQVLAQNIAKFWQGHSLGTVEVIKLEPLTINVYDCFECQNLPPLGKAACAFDSGILKALFTAHFQEEQIVNETRCYALGDDHCSFTIKSREW, from the coding sequence ATGGTTCAAAAGGAACCCTTAAAAGACATGCAGATAGAATTGTTTTCCACATCTGAAGGAATATATGCAATCAACAGTCCAGTCAGGGTAAAAATATTATCTGTATTACGAAAAGGTGAATTAAGTTTTGATCAGCTTGTAGAGCTCTCAGGGAAAGCTAAATCAACAGTATCTGTACATCTTAGAAGAATGGTAGATGAAGGAATAATAGGATCCAAGGTAGATGAAAACGACGCCCGAAAAAAGATATTCTTCATTAAATCAGAATATCTGGGTCATCTTTCAGGAAAAAAAGTTATTTCGGAAAATTTTGATGAATATGTTAACAAATACATCGAAAGCGAAGGAGATCCCTTCGAATTTTTCAGACTCATCTTCCATACCCTCAGAGTTTCTCTCATAAGACAAGGCATAGATATAGACCCTATTCTCTACGAAGCAGGAGTTCAAGTGGGTCAAACCCTATATCAAAAGGTTAAAGATCCTGATATTCAAGTTCTCGCCCAAAATATTGCTAAATTCTGGCAAGGTCACAGCCTGGGAACTGTTGAAGTTATTAAACTTGAACCTTTAACCATAAACGTTTATGACTGTTTTGAGTGCCAAAATCTTCCACCCCTTGGAAAAGCTGCTTGCGCCTTTGACTCCGGAATATTGAAGGCACTGTTCACAGCACACTTCCAAGAAGAACAAATAGTAAACGAAACCCGGTGCTATGCATTAGGTGATGATCACTGTTCATTTACAATAAAAAGTCGAGAATGGTAA
- the guaB gene encoding IMP dehydrogenase: protein MFSEKLINAPEGFTFDDFLMLPSVSSVEPKDVETTTQISRNYRINIPIVSSAMDTVTEGEMAIALAQEGGLGVIHRNMTINEQINEIKKVKRSGDLTIRDVITISPEASIVEAQEIMDEEEISGLPVVRDGTVVGIISRRDVKPIINSDPKRMVQDIMTEEVVTVSESTTPAEALDIAYENKVERLPVVKDGIIVGILTMRDILERKNFPNASRDKKGRFLVAAATGPFDLDRAMALDEAGADIIAVDCAHAHKPSIVDSVKTMNENIDADLLVGNIATGEAAEDLMAAEVDGFKVGIGPGSICTTRIISGVGVPQLTAISSVADVAKDYGVPVIGDGGLRYSGDIAKAIGAGADAVMLGSLLAGTREAPGDVVIMNGRKFKQYRGMGSLGAMTGGVGAGTDRYFQEVKGPMKHAKLVPEGVEGVVPYKGPANEILFQLIGGIKASFGYCGANNIKDMQKKAKFVRISPSGMTESHPHDLTITNESPNYPTTRLL, encoded by the coding sequence ATGTTCTCGGAAAAATTGATTAATGCACCAGAAGGGTTCACTTTTGACGATTTTTTGATGTTACCATCAGTATCTTCGGTTGAACCCAAGGACGTTGAAACTACGACCCAAATTTCAAGAAATTACAGAATTAACATCCCAATAGTTAGTTCCGCCATGGACACAGTAACAGAAGGAGAAATGGCAATAGCTTTAGCTCAAGAAGGTGGATTAGGTGTTATTCACCGAAATATGACCATTAATGAGCAGATTAATGAGATCAAAAAGGTTAAACGGTCCGGTGATCTTACAATACGGGATGTTATCACCATAAGTCCTGAAGCCTCCATTGTAGAAGCACAGGAAATTATGGATGAAGAAGAGATAAGCGGACTTCCTGTTGTTAGGGATGGAACAGTCGTAGGTATAATAAGTCGGAGAGATGTAAAACCTATTATAAATTCTGATCCAAAGAGAATGGTTCAGGATATCATGACAGAGGAAGTTGTCACAGTATCTGAATCCACCACACCTGCAGAGGCCCTTGATATAGCCTATGAAAACAAAGTTGAGAGGCTGCCTGTTGTTAAGGACGGTATCATTGTGGGCATACTCACAATGAGGGATATACTTGAAAGAAAGAATTTCCCAAATGCATCCCGTGATAAAAAGGGTAGATTCCTAGTTGCCGCAGCAACAGGACCATTTGATCTTGACAGGGCAATGGCACTTGATGAAGCAGGTGCAGATATAATTGCGGTGGACTGTGCACACGCACACAAACCAAGTATTGTGGATTCTGTTAAAACCATGAACGAAAATATTGATGCAGATCTTTTAGTAGGTAACATAGCCACAGGAGAAGCTGCAGAAGATCTCATGGCAGCAGAAGTTGATGGATTCAAAGTGGGTATAGGTCCAGGTTCCATATGTACAACCAGGATCATATCTGGAGTTGGAGTACCTCAGTTAACAGCTATATCATCGGTGGCAGATGTTGCCAAAGACTACGGAGTTCCAGTTATAGGAGACGGTGGTTTAAGATACTCTGGAGATATTGCGAAGGCCATAGGGGCTGGAGCAGATGCAGTCATGCTTGGAAGTCTTTTAGCAGGTACTCGCGAAGCACCTGGAGATGTTGTTATAATGAACGGAAGGAAGTTCAAACAATACAGGGGAATGGGTTCATTAGGAGCTATGACCGGTGGAGTTGGAGCAGGAACAGACCGTTACTTCCAGGAAGTTAAGGGACCGATGAAACATGCAAAACTCGTTCCTGAAGGAGTTGAAGGAGTAGTACCCTACAAAGGACCTGCAAATGAAATTCTATTCCAACTAATTGGTGGAATAAAAGCATCATTTGGTTACTGTGGAGCAAACAACATAAAAGACATGCAGAAAAAGGCTAAATTTGTAAGAATTTCTCCAAGTGGAATGACAGAAAGCCATCCACACGACCTTACAATAACCAACGAAAGCCCAAACTATCCAACAACAAGATTGTTGTAA
- a CDS encoding molybdenum cofactor biosynthesis protein MoaE, giving the protein MTVRIIEKGVEEISICSLLEELKKNPEINKCGAIFSFEGIVRGEETGKKTVQMDLTTPNQLETEQELKEIVYDVKQKYGVLEIAVVHYIGNFKPGDPLFLTAVSGSHRDETRKALHEIIERVKYELDFKKEEHTEDGTNIIMSGG; this is encoded by the coding sequence ATGACTGTTAGAATCATTGAGAAAGGTGTTGAAGAAATCTCCATCTGCAGTTTATTAGAAGAACTCAAAAAAAACCCTGAAATAAATAAATGCGGTGCTATTTTTTCATTTGAGGGAATTGTACGGGGAGAGGAAACTGGAAAAAAAACCGTACAAATGGACCTAACAACTCCAAACCAGTTAGAAACAGAACAAGAGTTAAAGGAAATAGTTTATGATGTCAAGCAGAAATATGGAGTACTGGAAATAGCAGTAGTTCACTACATTGGCAATTTCAAGCCAGGAGACCCTTTATTTCTAACTGCGGTATCTGGATCACACCGTGATGAAACCAGAAAAGCATTGCATGAAATTATTGAAAGGGTAAAGTACGAACTGGACTTTAAAAAGGAAGAACATACAGAGGATGGTACTAACATAATAATGTCAGGTGGTTAA
- a CDS encoding pseudomurein-binding protein has protein sequence MERLTLKQYRQMVEEVIEFKELNGEMPAFTIIEGCKISKSVYVNMIETANKFILEMGRNPEIVEISDSSEINFKC, from the coding sequence ATGGAGAGGTTAACTCTCAAACAGTACCGACAAATGGTTGAAGAAGTAATTGAGTTCAAAGAATTGAACGGAGAAATGCCGGCATTTACCATCATTGAGGGATGCAAAATCAGTAAAAGCGTCTACGTTAACATGATAGAAACTGCCAACAAATTTATTCTGGAAATGGGTCGTAACCCTGAAATTGTAGAGATTAGTGATTCATCGGAAATTAACTTCAAGTGTTAA
- the mobA gene encoding molybdenum cofactor guanylyltransferase codes for MKSVIVLCGGLSTRMGQDKGSMNYHGKPMIVHVLESLNQVADEVVLVLRNEVQYNKYKNLLSKNAFLESSNFKILKDTIKDKGPLGGIYTGISAINSDKALIAPCDSPFISKELVTQLFEISKNYPDFESFVPIWSDGNMEPLHSIYPVRSKEIIEDLLLKDQKNVKALIKRLNVKYIKIDEFDLPKKSFLNLNSPQDISKVE; via the coding sequence ATGAAATCTGTAATTGTGTTATGTGGAGGGCTGAGTACTCGGATGGGTCAGGACAAGGGATCCATGAATTACCACGGTAAACCTATGATCGTCCACGTGCTTGAATCTTTAAATCAGGTTGCAGATGAAGTAGTATTGGTTCTGAGAAATGAAGTTCAGTACAACAAATACAAAAATTTACTATCCAAAAATGCTTTTTTAGAATCTTCAAACTTCAAAATATTGAAGGATACTATAAAAGATAAAGGACCTCTTGGAGGAATTTATACAGGGATCAGTGCAATTAATTCTGATAAGGCCCTGATTGCCCCATGTGATTCTCCATTCATCTCCAAAGAACTGGTAACACAACTCTTTGAAATCTCTAAAAACTACCCTGATTTTGAATCATTCGTACCAATATGGTCAGATGGAAATATGGAACCACTTCACTCCATTTATCCAGTTAGATCCAAGGAAATAATAGAAGATCTTCTATTAAAGGATCAGAAGAATGTTAAAGCGCTAATAAAAAGGTTAAATGTTAAGTACATAAAAATTGATGAATTTGATCTTCCAAAGAAAAGTTTTCTCAATCTAAACAGTCCCCAAGATATTTCAAAGGTAGAGTAA
- a CDS encoding (5-formylfuran-3-yl)methyl phosphate synthase, with protein sequence MLLLISPINAEEALESIEGGADIVDVKNPKEGSLGANFPWVIKNIREITPEGMHVSATLGDVPYKPGTVSLAAAGAVVSGADYIKVGLYGTKNYDEALEVMENVVKSVREFDEDALVVASGYADAHRVGAVDPMEIPRVAADAGADLAMVDTAVKDGKTLFDFMDVEKLQKFNDSIHDYGLKSALAGSVKKDQLKLLYDIGCDVVGIRGAACTGGDRNNGSIHRTAVKELKDMIENF encoded by the coding sequence TTGCTTCTCTTAATAAGTCCAATAAATGCAGAGGAGGCACTAGAATCTATTGAAGGTGGTGCCGATATAGTAGACGTTAAAAATCCGAAGGAAGGATCCCTTGGAGCTAATTTTCCTTGGGTTATCAAAAATATAAGGGAGATAACTCCTGAAGGCATGCATGTAAGTGCAACTCTGGGTGATGTTCCATACAAACCAGGCACAGTTTCACTTGCAGCTGCTGGAGCAGTTGTTTCAGGTGCTGATTATATCAAAGTAGGTCTTTACGGAACAAAAAACTATGATGAAGCTTTAGAAGTCATGGAAAATGTGGTTAAATCTGTTAGAGAATTTGATGAAGATGCATTGGTAGTCGCATCTGGATACGCTGATGCCCACAGGGTAGGTGCAGTTGATCCCATGGAAATTCCACGTGTAGCTGCCGATGCAGGAGCAGATCTTGCAATGGTCGACACAGCAGTTAAGGATGGAAAAACTTTATTTGATTTTATGGATGTTGAAAAACTTCAAAAATTCAACGACAGCATACATGATTACGGTCTGAAATCTGCTTTGGCAGGTTCTGTTAAAAAGGATCAGCTTAAATTACTCTACGATATAGGATGTGATGTTGTAGGGATAAGGGGAGCTGCATGCACAGGTGGAGACAGAAACAATGGAAGTATACACAGAACTGCTGTGAAGGAATTGAAGGACATGATAGAAAACTTTTAA